In Primulina huaijiensis isolate GDHJ02 chromosome 6, ASM1229523v2, whole genome shotgun sequence, a single window of DNA contains:
- the LOC140978679 gene encoding homeobox-leucine zipper protein HAT5-like produces MEGGVSNGLSKNERISGAPEVFDSFWVSDSSSPSFIGSTTMLNFECIRGKSNSEKPFLSKIDDKSDNGNEDFDECYRHPEKKRRLQPEQVQLLEKSFDLENKLEPERKVKLANELGLQPRQVAIWFQNRRARYKMKQLEKEYDFLKASFDQLNADYDTLYKENERLKIEVHFLKEKLPKMEPFDPMSPLDLQTKQPILAPNAATAMACKQEDASNSARSDVFDSDSPRYTDSVLVAEPTDSSHATEPYASDEDDYIRRRLLPLSSCLPKLELQSYDDLQPNSCNLGFPVQDQGTWLWQC; encoded by the exons ATGGAGGGTGGGGTGTCAAATGGTTTGTCGAAGAACGAAAGGATTTCTGGTGCTCCTGAGGTTTTTGATTCCTTCTGGGTTTCAGATTCTTCTTCCCCGTCTTTTATAG GTTCTACAACAATGCTGAACTTCGAATGTATTCGAGGCAAAAGCAATTCTGAGAAGCCTTTCTTATCAAAGATTGACGATAAATCAGACAATGGCAACGAGGATTTTGATGAATGTTACCGACATCCGGAGAAAAAGAGGCGGCTCCAACCGGAGCAAGTCCAGTTACTTGAAAAAAGTTTTGATTTGGAAAACAAACTTGAACCTGAGAGGAAGGTCAAGCTTGCTAACGAGCTCGGTCTGCAGCCTAGGCAAGTGGCCATTTGGTTTCAAAACCGACGAGCCCGGTACAAAATGAAGCAGCTAGAGAAAGAATACGACTTTTTGAAAGCAAGTTTCGATCAACTCAATGCAGATTATGATACCCTTTACAAAGAAAATGAGAGATTGAAGATTGAG GTTCATTTTCTCAAGGAGAAGTTGCCCAAGATGGAACCGTTTGATCCCATGAGCCCACTGGATTTACAAACAAAGCAGCCAATTCTTGCACCAAATGCTGCAACAGCCATGGCCTGCAAGCAAGAAGATGCATCAAACTCTGCGAGGAGCGACGTTTTCGACTCCGACAGTCCACGTTACACGGATTCGGTTTTGGTGGCCGAACCCACTGATTCTTCACATGCTACTGAGCCATACGCTTCTGATGAAGATGACTATATCAGGAGGAGGCTATTGCCATTGTCATCATGCTTGCCCAAACTTGAACTTCAATCTTATGATGATTTGCAGCCAAATTCATGCAATTTGGGGTTCCCTGTCCAAGATCAAGGCACTTGGCTGTGGCAATGTTAA